In one window of Thermodesulfobacteriota bacterium DNA:
- a CDS encoding PA2779 family protein, which yields MKVVKSFYFRQVALVLAFTMLVLGSIPTKSMALVIGSDAVVAAVAAEEAREADIARVQRVLESKLVADKLQQAGLSEAEINERLSKLSDSELHSFASQLESLYPGGDALSAIIALLIIVILVLVVLKLADRKIVIR from the coding sequence ATGAAAGTCGTAAAAAGCTTCTATTTCAGGCAGGTCGCTCTTGTCCTTGCCTTCACAATGCTCGTCCTCGGAAGCATCCCCACAAAGAGCATGGCTCTTGTGATCGGCTCTGACGCCGTGGTCGCTGCCGTGGCCGCAGAAGAGGCCCGCGAAGCTGACATTGCCAGGGTTCAGAGGGTGCTTGAGAGCAAGCTCGTGGCGGACAAGCTCCAGCAGGCGGGCCTTTCGGAGGCCGAGATAAACGAGAGGCTGAGTAAGCTTTCGGACTCCGAGCTGCACTCGTTCGCCTCCCAGCTCGAAAGCCTCTATCCCGGCGGCGACGCCCTGAGCGCGATAATAGCGCTCCTTATAATCGTCATACTCGTGCTGGTGGTCCTTAAGCTCGCGGACAGGAAGATAGTCATAAGATAG
- a CDS encoding cysteine peptidase family C39 domain-containing protein — translation MSLSKALFLSVLLLFISGCAPARDAVLESLRADPAAGAYIEGVPFFPQDEYLCGPAALAGVMAFYGAEESMDGVAGAVYNEKLRGTLPMDLLVYARDRGFETSYYKGGFKDLSERVGKGEPLILFLNLGYDIYPVGHYIVAVGIREKDGVVLAHSGTEREKVYGMKELQKAWSRTGYSTLLVRPEGREN, via the coding sequence ATGTCGCTCAGCAAGGCCCTTTTTCTTTCCGTTCTCCTGCTCTTCATCTCCGGGTGCGCCCCGGCAAGGGATGCCGTGCTCGAATCCCTCAGGGCCGACCCGGCTGCAGGCGCCTATATAGAAGGCGTGCCCTTTTTTCCGCAAGACGAATACCTGTGCGGCCCGGCAGCGCTTGCCGGAGTGATGGCCTTTTACGGCGCCGAAGAGTCGATGGACGGGGTGGCCGGGGCCGTATATAATGAGAAGCTCAGGGGCACTCTCCCGATGGACCTCCTCGTCTACGCAAGGGACAGGGGGTTTGAGACGAGCTATTACAAGGGGGGATTCAAAGACCTTTCGGAAAGGGTCGGGAAAGGCGAGCCCCTGATATTATTCCTCAACCTGGGCTATGACATCTACCCGGTCGGGCATTACATCGTGGCCGTGGGGATACGCGAAAAGGACGGCGTGGTCCTGGCCCACTCCGGGACTGAAAGGGAAAAGGTCTACGGCATGAAGGAGCTTCAAAAGGCATGGTCCAGGACAGGGTATTCGACGCTACTTGTCCGCCCAGAGGGGAGGGAAAATTGA